CAGGCTGCCCAGGCAGGCGGCGGCTTCGGAGGCACTGGCGAGGCTCAGCATCCGCACCCCCGCAGGCAGGCCGGAGGTGTTGCTGTAGTGGGGGTCGTAGTGGCCGTTGACGAAGACCAGCCGTGCCCCCCGGCTTTCGGGCAGGATGTGGCCGCGGATGTCTACGCAGGCATGGGGCGTCAGACGGGGGCACAGGGCCTTGAGGGGGCTGAGGTCGGTGTACTTCCAGTCCTCGGCCTTGGGAGCGGGGTAGCCCTGGCCCGAAAGTCGGGCCTCGGCATCAGCCCGCAGGCTGTCCCAGGCGGCGGGGCGGGGGGCCCCGGCGACCTCCGGCAGGAACGCGATGGCTTCGCTCATCAGGCCCTCCCGGCGGCTTCGGCAATGATCCAGTCGTAGCCGCGTTCCTCCAGCTCCTGGGCCAGGTCCTTGCCACCCACCTTCACGATCCGGCCCTTGTAGAGGACATGGATCTTGTGGGGCACCACCGTCTCCAGGAGGCGGGGGAAGTGGGTGATCACCAGGAGGGCCCGCTGGGGGGTGGTGAGGCGGTTGACAGCCTCGCCCAGAATGCGCAGGGCGTCGATGTCAAGACCCGAATCCAGCTCGTCCAGGATGCCCAGCTTGGGCTCCAGGACGCTCATCTGCAGGATCTCGTTGCGCTTCTTCTCGCCCCCGGAAAAGCCCTCATTGAGGCTGCGGTCCAGGAATGCGGCGTCCATCTTCACCAGCTTGATCTTTTCCTGGATGAAGTCGTCGAACTCCAGGGGATCCAGCTCATCCAGGCCGTTGGCCTCGGCCTTCTTGTTGTAGGCCAGGCGCAGGAAACTGGCGTTGGAGACGCCGGGGACTTCGATGGGGTGTTGGAAGCCGAGGAAGATGCCGGCCCGGGCCCGCTCATCGGCGGAGAGCTCGAAGAGGTTCTTTCCCTCGAAGAGCACCTCGCC
The sequence above is drawn from the uncultured Holophaga sp. genome and encodes:
- the sufC gene encoding Fe-S cluster assembly ATPase SufC; this encodes MLTIRNLTARIGENEVLKGIDLEIRAGETHAIMGPNGSGKSTLGKVLAGHPAYEVTGGEVLFEGKNLFELSADERARAGIFLGFQHPIEVPGVSNASFLRLAYNKKAEANGLDELDPLEFDDFIQEKIKLVKMDAAFLDRSLNEGFSGGEKKRNEILQMSVLEPKLGILDELDSGLDIDALRILGEAVNRLTTPQRALLVITHFPRLLETVVPHKIHVLYKGRIVKVGGKDLAQELEERGYDWIIAEAAGRA